The window TGTGGGCCAGGAAGCAGTCGTAGTAGCCGAGCTTGAACTCCAGACGCTCGTCGCCCTGCTGGCCGTTGGGGAAGTAGATGGTGAAGAAGTGGAAGGACGGGTATTCCAGGTGGATGCAGCGGCCCTCGCCGTTGAAGCGCTCGTCGGGCAGGCCGGTGCGCACGGCCAGGGGCGCCACGCGGTACAGCGCCGCCGTACCCGAATAGCCCTTGCGCGTGCGGCAGGGGTTCCAGGCCACCTCGTAACCCGGGCGGCCCCGGTCGGCCTCGTCCAGCTGCTGCGGCTCGGCCTTGATTTCCTGCAGGCCGACCACATCGGCGCCGCTGGCGTCGAACCAGTTCCAGAAGCCTTTCTGGATCACGGCCCGCAGGCCGTTGACGTTCCACGAATAGAGTTTCATCCCGCCGCCTTACAGGGTGCGCAGTTTCACGGTCAGCGTCCGCCCGGCCAGGCCGATGACGGCGTAGCCGCCCTGGGCCAGCATCCCGGGGTTGACCACGGCGGTGCGGCCCACGAAGTCCAGGGCCCGCGACTCGTGGATATGCCCGGACAGGCACACGTCGGGCTGGACGCGCTCCACGAAGGCGCGCACGGCCCGGCTGCCCACGTGCCGCGCGCCCACCAGATCGGCCTTGGTGCCGTGGGGCGGATCGTGGGCCACCAGCAGCGTGGCGTCCCACTGCCCGGCCAGGGCCAGGGCCTGCTCCAGCAGCTCGCCCAGGCGCTCGTCGGGCACCTCGCTGGGCGTGCCGAAGGGCGTGGGGCTGGAACAGCCAACGCCCACGAGGCCCACCCCGGGCGCCAGTTCGCGGGCCTGGCCGTGGATGGACAGGCCTTCGTCCTCCAGCCAGCGGCCCACGGCGGCGGTGTCCATGTTGCCGATCTGGGCCAGGACCACAGGGTTGGCCCGGCGCACGGCGTCGATGACCCGGCGCGCCGCGTCCACCCCGCCGTGGGTGGTCAGGTCGCCGCTGACCACGACGCCTGCGGCCTCGGCCACGCCCGGAATGCGCGCGACGTTGCCCGGGTCGCCGTGGATATCGCCGATGCCGATCCAGTACTTGTCGTATTTCACGGTGCTCCCCCTCTTTTCCCTCGGCCCGGAAGCGGGTACAACCCAAGGGCGCCCGCAGCGGCCCCGGGCCGCGACGCACAACCCTAGCCCAAAAGCCCGCGATGGAAACCCCCCGACACACGGCCCCCGGCGGCCCCGGACCAGCCCGCAGCGCCCTGCGCGCGGCCCTGCTGGCCCAGCGCCGGGCCCTGCCCCGGGCCGAGGCCGCCGCGCGCTCGGCGCGGGTGCTGGCGCGGGTGCGGGCGCTGCCCGCCTGGGCCACGGCGCGCGAGGTGCTGGCCTACATGCCCGTGCAGGGCGAGGTGGACGTGGCCGCGCTGGTTGAGGAGCTGTGGGCGCGCGGGGCGCGGGTGCTGTTGCCGCGCTGCCGCCCCGGGGAGCCCGGAGCCATGGACGTGGCCTGCGCCACGGGCCTGGCCGACCTGTGCCCGGGGGCCTTTGGCATCGCCGAGCCCGACCCGCACGCCTGCCCGGCCCTGGACGCCCCCCGGCCCGACCTGGTGCTGGTGCCGGGGGTGGCCTTCGACCGGCGCGGCCAGCGCCTGGGCTTCGGGGGCGGGTTCTACGACCGTTTTCTGGCGGGGCTGGGGCGCCCGGGGCCGCTGCTGGCGGCGCCGTGCTTCGGCTTCCAGCTCGTGGCCGAGCTGCCTGCCGAGCCGTGGGACGTGCCCGTGGACGTGATCATCACCGAGGAGCAGACCCTGTGGACCCGAAACCGCGACTGATTCCCTTCGCCTTTCCCGGGCTGGACCGCGTGGGCTGCGCCTTCGGGGCGCGGGCCGCAGGCGCCTGCGGGCCCTACGGCGGCGGCAACATCTCCCTGGACGTGGGCGACGACCCCGGGGCCGTGCGCGCGTGGCGCCGGGCCATGCAGGGCGCCCTGGGCTTCGGCTCGTGGCAGGAGCTGCGCCAGGTCCACGGCACGCAGATGCTCTTCGACCCCGACCCCGGCGACATCGACGCTCCCGGCACCTTCGAGGCCGACGGGCTGGCCACCGCCGAGCCGGGCCGGGCCCTGGTCATCAAGACCGCCGACTGCCAGCCCATCCTGCTGGCCCACGAGAGCGGGGGCGTGGTGGCGGCGCTGCATGTGGGCTGGCGGGGCAACGCGGCGGAGTTCCCCCAACGCGGAGTGCGCGCCCTGTGCCGGGAATACGGCCTGGCGCCCGCCGAGCTGCTGGCCGTGCGCGGCCCGAGCCTGGGCCCGGCGGCCAGCGAATTCACCAACTTCGAGGCCGAGTTCGGCCCGGCCTTCGCGCCCTACCACGACCCCGCCACGCGCACCGTGGACCTCTGGCGCCTGACGCGCGACCAGCTCCTGGCCGCCGGGCTGCTGCCCGAGCGCATCCACGGCCTGGACCTGTGCACCCACGCCACGCCCGAGCTGTTCTTCTCCTACCGCCGCGAGCGCACCTGCGGCCGACAGGCCAGCGTGATCTGGATACGGAAGTAGCCGCCGGGCGGCGGCGCCCGCGCGGGCGCATGGCTGGCCTGCGCCGTCCCGCGCCTCTCCCAAAATACCCGTGGCCCCACAGGGGGCCACGGACTGCCCTGCCCGCAAAGGAACAGCAAGGAACTCTGCCGCTGGGGATCGACCACCCGTTCCCCGTCCCGCCGCCAACCTCCTCACCCCGTCTGGATGCCGTAGGCCTTGAGTTTGCGGTAGAGGTAGGTGCGTTCCAGGCCGATGGATTCGGCGAGGCGGCTGACGCTGCCTTCGAACTCTTCGAGCTTGCGGCGCAGGAATTCGGCTTCGAACTCCTGGCGCGCGGCCTTGAAGTCCACGGCGCCGGAGGGGATGGGCAGGTCGTGCGGCGGGGCGCCGGGGGCCGGGGCCGGGCGCG is drawn from Desulfocurvus vexinensis DSM 17965 and contains these coding sequences:
- a CDS encoding exodeoxyribonuclease III, with product MKLYSWNVNGLRAVIQKGFWNWFDASGADVVGLQEIKAEPQQLDEADRGRPGYEVAWNPCRTRKGYSGTAALYRVAPLAVRTGLPDERFNGEGRCIHLEYPSFHFFTIYFPNGQQGDERLEFKLGYYDCFLAHSEALRREKPIVVCGDFNTAHKEIDLKNPKANENTSGFLPVERAWMDRFVAHGYVDTFRLFEPGPDHYSWWTYRYGARARNAGWRIDYFFVSEELRGKVTRAWIEPEVLGSDHCPVGLELDLEA
- a CDS encoding metallophosphoesterase: MKYDKYWIGIGDIHGDPGNVARIPGVAEAAGVVVSGDLTTHGGVDAARRVIDAVRRANPVVLAQIGNMDTAAVGRWLEDEGLSIHGQARELAPGVGLVGVGCSSPTPFGTPSEVPDERLGELLEQALALAGQWDATLLVAHDPPHGTKADLVGARHVGSRAVRAFVERVQPDVCLSGHIHESRALDFVGRTAVVNPGMLAQGGYAVIGLAGRTLTVKLRTL
- a CDS encoding 5-formyltetrahydrofolate cyclo-ligase, translated to METPRHTAPGGPGPARSALRAALLAQRRALPRAEAAARSARVLARVRALPAWATAREVLAYMPVQGEVDVAALVEELWARGARVLLPRCRPGEPGAMDVACATGLADLCPGAFGIAEPDPHACPALDAPRPDLVLVPGVAFDRRGQRLGFGGGFYDRFLAGLGRPGPLLAAPCFGFQLVAELPAEPWDVPVDVIITEEQTLWTRNRD
- a CDS encoding polyphenol oxidase family protein, whose amino-acid sequence is MDPKPRLIPFAFPGLDRVGCAFGARAAGACGPYGGGNISLDVGDDPGAVRAWRRAMQGALGFGSWQELRQVHGTQMLFDPDPGDIDAPGTFEADGLATAEPGRALVIKTADCQPILLAHESGGVVAALHVGWRGNAAEFPQRGVRALCREYGLAPAELLAVRGPSLGPAASEFTNFEAEFGPAFAPYHDPATRTVDLWRLTRDQLLAAGLLPERIHGLDLCTHATPELFFSYRRERTCGRQASVIWIRK